The Streptococcus mitis region TTACAAAAAATGGTTTCAATTATTAGTCGTTATCGTCATTAGCTTTTTTAGTGGAGCCTTGGGGAGTCTTTCAATAACTCAACTAACTCAAAAAAGTGGTGTAAATAACTCTAACAACAACAATAGTACTATTACACAAACTGCCTATAAGAACGAAAATTCAACAACACAGGCTGTTAACAAAGTAAAAGATGCTGTTGTTTCTGTTATTACTTATTCAGCTAACAGACAAAATAGCGTATTTGGTAATGATGATACTGACACAGATTCTCAGCAAATCTCTAGTGAAGGATCTGGGGTTATTTATAAAAAGAATGATAAAGAAGCTTACATCGTAACCAATAATCACGTTATAAATGGCGCCAGCAAAGTAGATATTCGTTTGTCAGATGGAACTAAAGTACCTGGAGAAATCGTCGGAGCTGATACTTTCTCTGATATTGCTGTCGTCAAAATCTCTTCAGAAAAAGTGACAACAGTAGCTGAATTTGGTGATTCTAGTAAGTTAACCGTAGGAGAAACTGCCATTGCTATTGGTAGCCCATTGGGTTCTGAATATGCAAATACTGTCACTCAGGGTATTGTATCTAGTCTCAATCGAAATGTATCTTTAAAATCTGAAGATGGACAAGCCATTTCTACAAAAGCCATCCAAACTGATACTGCTATTAACCCAGGTAACTCTGGTGGCCCACTGATCAATATTCAAGGACAGGTTATCGGAATTACCTCAAGTAAAATTGCCACAAATGGAGGAACATCTGTAGAAGGTCTTGGTTTCGCAATCCCTGCAAATGATGCTATCAATATTATTGAACAGTTAGAAAAGAACGGTAAAGTGACTCGTCCAGCTTTGGGAATTCAAATGGTCAATCTCTCAAATATTAATACAAGTGATATTAGAAGACTTAATATTCCAAGCAATGTAACATATGGTGTAGTTGTTCGTTCTGTGCAGAGCAATATGCCTGCTAATGGTCACCTTGAAAAATACGATGTTATTACAAAAGTAGATGACAAAGAGATTTCTTCATCAACAGACTTACAAAGTGCTCTTTACAATCATTCTATCGGAGACACCATTAAGATCACTTACTATCGCAACGGTAAAGAAGAAACTACATCTATTAAACTTGACAAGAGTTCAGGTGATTTAGAATCTTAATTGACATCTATGTAAAGAAAGCTTTACATAAAAGAAAAGATGTGTTAGTGTAGAATCATGGAAAAATTTGAAATGATTTCTATCACGGATATACAAAAAAATCCCTATCAACCTCGAAAAGAATTTGATGGAGAAAAACTACATGAACTAGCACAGTCTATCAAAGAAAATGGGGTCATTCAACCGATTATTGTTCGTCAATCTCCTGTTATTGGTTAT contains the following coding sequences:
- a CDS encoding S1C family serine protease — protein: MKHLKTFYKKWFQLLVVIVISFFSGALGSLSITQLTQKSGVNNSNNNNSTITQTAYKNENSTTQAVNKVKDAVVSVITYSANRQNSVFGNDDTDTDSQQISSEGSGVIYKKNDKEAYIVTNNHVINGASKVDIRLSDGTKVPGEIVGADTFSDIAVVKISSEKVTTVAEFGDSSKLTVGETAIAIGSPLGSEYANTVTQGIVSSLNRNVSLKSEDGQAISTKAIQTDTAINPGNSGGPLINIQGQVIGITSSKIATNGGTSVEGLGFAIPANDAINIIEQLEKNGKVTRPALGIQMVNLSNINTSDIRRLNIPSNVTYGVVVRSVQSNMPANGHLEKYDVITKVDDKEISSSTDLQSALYNHSIGDTIKITYYRNGKEETTSIKLDKSSGDLES